Within Deltaproteobacteria bacterium, the genomic segment GTACCGCGGTGGTGTATGCCCGGGCGGCGGTACGCAGCAGCCGCCGGTGGGACATCCGCGCCGCCGCCCCGGCGATGCCCAGCAACAGGCCGCCGGCGAGGGAGGCGCCCGCTAGCCCGGCGGTTACCAGTGTCCCTGCCGCGAGTTGGGCGCCGAAGCCGATCAGCAGCGCCGGGGGATCGTTCATGCGGAGAACCGCCGAAGAAAGGGGCCCATGGCAAGACGGAATTTACCCGGCAACGACTCTGCCGTAGGGCCGTGGGCCACTAGTAGATGCTGAAGGGGAAGTACCGCGCGTTGATCTTGGCGTGGGTGCCGTCGGCGAGTATGGCCGCCAGCGCGGCGTTGAGCCGTTGCCGCAGCACGTTGTCCTCCTTGCGTACGGCAATGCCGATGCCCTCGTCCAGCTCGTAGGCGTCGCCCACCATCTCGAAACCGGCGCCGGCCTTGGTCTTCAGCCATTCGTGAAGCACCAACCCATCGGCGAAGATGGCGTCGA encodes:
- a CDS encoding transporter substrate-binding domain-containing protein is translated as DAIFADGLVLHEWLKTKAGAGFEMVGDAYELDEGIGIAVRKEDNVLRQRLNAALAAILADGTHAKINARYFPFSIY